A DNA window from Chitinibacter fontanus contains the following coding sequences:
- a CDS encoding L,D-transpeptidase Cds6 family protein: MKKIIACLCCAVALTQPVFAAESAEVSVPVLSQSEKSIYRLLDEWSQAWRSQSINQYLSFYASSFTPEHGLSLAQWRAQRQQRFFAADFVQIQIVNPKIIQLHGENASVQFTQNYRSSLLQDQTVKTLQLVMEAGQWKIARETTASQR, translated from the coding sequence ATGAAAAAGATTATCGCTTGTTTGTGTTGTGCCGTGGCACTGACTCAGCCTGTGTTTGCCGCTGAATCGGCAGAGGTTTCGGTGCCAGTGTTGTCGCAATCTGAAAAATCAATTTATCGTCTGCTTGATGAATGGTCGCAAGCTTGGCGTAGCCAGTCGATTAATCAATATTTGTCGTTTTACGCCAGCAGTTTTACACCGGAGCACGGTTTATCACTGGCGCAATGGCGTGCGCAACGCCAGCAGCGCTTCTTTGCGGCTGATTTTGTGCAAATTCAGATTGTGAATCCCAAGATCATCCAATTACATGGTGAAAATGCCAGCGTGCAATTCACACAAAATTATCGCTCCAGCCTTTTGCAAGACCAAACCGTAAAAACTTTGCAACTGGTCATGGAAGCTGGGCAATGGAAAATCGCCCGTGAAACAACGGCCAGCCAGCGCTAA
- the creB gene encoding two-component system response regulator CreB produces the protein MSSAAQIVLIEDEPAIADTLSFALQREGWQVRHFALARAGEADLAAQAADLLILDIGLPDDSGFEVLKRLRRQSEMPVLLLTARAEELDRILGLELGADDYVVKPFSPREVAARVKAILKRTRASTPSNTEVNSEQSAAQYFVHELAARRVYFCGVMLALTPSEYRLLVALLAHPGHVLSRAQLLDALGDAAEDSFERTIDSHIKSLRAKLKLIRADLDPIATHRGFGYALAVS, from the coding sequence ATGAGCTCTGCTGCCCAGATTGTATTAATCGAAGACGAACCCGCCATTGCGGATACCTTGAGCTTTGCCTTGCAACGTGAAGGCTGGCAGGTGCGCCATTTTGCACTGGCGCGTGCGGGCGAAGCCGATCTGGCAGCGCAAGCGGCTGATTTGCTGATTTTAGATATCGGCTTGCCCGATGATAGCGGTTTTGAAGTGCTTAAACGCTTGCGGCGTCAGAGTGAAATGCCGGTGTTGTTGCTGACTGCGCGCGCCGAAGAGTTGGACCGGATTTTGGGTTTGGAGCTGGGTGCTGATGATTATGTGGTCAAGCCATTTAGCCCACGCGAAGTGGCCGCACGGGTGAAAGCGATTTTAAAGCGCACGCGTGCCAGCACGCCGTCGAATACCGAAGTGAATAGCGAGCAATCGGCTGCGCAATATTTTGTGCATGAGCTCGCTGCACGGCGGGTATACTTCTGCGGAGTAATGCTGGCGCTGACGCCAAGCGAATACCGTCTATTAGTAGCCTTGCTAGCGCATCCGGGGCATGTGTTGAGCCGAGCGCAATTGCTTGATGCTTTGGGCGATGCGGCCGAGGATAGCTTCGAGCGCACTATTGATAGCCATATCAAAAGTCTGCGCGCCAAGCTCAAACTCATTCGTGCTGACCTCGACCCGATTGCCACGCATCGTGGCTTTGGCTATGCCTTGGCGGTGAGCTAA
- a CDS encoding TIGR03862 family flavoprotein, whose translation MLTTNSTSSCARVGIIGGGPAGLMAAEVLSAAGVSVEVFDAMPSVGRKFLLAGVGGMNITHSEPAEPFLNRYGESAEQLKPMLDEFGGEALREWVHGLGIQTFVGSSGRVFPTEMKAAPLLRAWLARLKASGVKFHPRHRWLGWTEAGELKFSSPEGELTRRFDATLLALGGASWAKLGSDGKWLPVLTEQGVEIAPLQAANCGFDVSWSPFLANKFAGTPLKAVAASADEHTPKKVGEFVITQGGVEGSLVYALSSGLREQINQQGSATLWLDLLPQKSLDEVRAALLQPRGADSMANHLRRKLKIEGIKAGLLHEILSKEQFMQPELLAQAIKSLPIKLLAPRPIDEAISTAGGVKWDAVDAGLMLKALPGVFVAGEMLDWEAPTGGYLLTACFATGRHAAQGILARLPNTSH comes from the coding sequence ATGCTCACTACAAATTCGACTTCATCCTGCGCCCGTGTTGGCATTATCGGCGGAGGCCCCGCTGGGCTGATGGCTGCTGAGGTGCTGAGTGCGGCTGGGGTGAGCGTCGAAGTATTTGATGCCATGCCATCGGTGGGGCGAAAATTTCTACTGGCTGGTGTCGGTGGCATGAATATCACCCACTCCGAGCCTGCTGAGCCGTTTTTAAATCGCTATGGCGAATCAGCAGAGCAGCTAAAACCGATGCTAGATGAGTTTGGTGGTGAGGCCTTGCGTGAATGGGTGCATGGCTTGGGCATTCAAACCTTTGTCGGCAGCTCGGGCCGCGTATTTCCAACTGAAATGAAAGCAGCGCCGCTGCTGCGTGCTTGGTTGGCGCGGCTGAAAGCATCTGGTGTGAAGTTTCACCCGCGTCATCGTTGGCTAGGCTGGACTGAGGCCGGTGAACTCAAATTTTCATCGCCTGAGGGCGAGCTGACGCGCCGCTTTGACGCCACCTTGCTGGCATTGGGCGGCGCAAGCTGGGCCAAGCTGGGCTCGGATGGCAAATGGCTGCCGGTTTTAACGGAACAAGGGGTCGAAATTGCTCCTTTGCAAGCGGCCAACTGTGGTTTTGATGTGAGCTGGTCGCCATTTTTGGCCAATAAATTTGCCGGTACGCCATTAAAGGCTGTTGCCGCCAGCGCGGACGAACATACGCCGAAAAAGGTCGGTGAGTTTGTGATTACCCAAGGCGGGGTGGAAGGCAGTTTGGTCTACGCGTTATCGAGTGGGCTGCGCGAACAGATTAATCAGCAGGGTAGTGCAACGCTGTGGCTGGACTTGCTACCGCAAAAATCGCTGGATGAGGTGCGCGCGGCGCTGCTGCAGCCACGCGGCGCGGATTCAATGGCGAATCATTTGCGCCGTAAATTGAAGATTGAAGGCATTAAAGCTGGGTTATTGCACGAAATCCTGAGCAAAGAGCAATTTATGCAGCCGGAATTGCTGGCTCAAGCGATCAAATCCTTGCCAATTAAACTGCTGGCGCCACGCCCGATTGACGAAGCGATTAGTACCGCCGGCGGCGTTAAATGGGATGCGGTCGATGCCGGCTTGATGCTTAAGGCGCTACCCGGCGTGTTTGTTGCCGGTGAGATGCTGGATTGGGAAGCGCCGACCGGTGGCTATCTACTGACTGCCTGCTTCGCGACTGGCCGCCATGCTGCGCAAGGGATTTTGGCGCGACTGCCAAACACCTCGCATTAA
- the creD gene encoding cell envelope integrity protein CreD, producing the protein MRIGMKLAAMFGLTVLMLFVLSFVRDLVNERQQRADAVRSEIAQFSAGEQTLAGPFLVLPYVRTTSKLVEASKDKPSYWEDSQLESQVVLAPSYFDARGLLAVEVLKRGLFEAPIYNTNLQLAGRFSIPALAQYEAQASSERERINTRWGAPYLALSLSDVRGIKQLSGVGARQSLHFSPGARLSRLGGGVHAPVTLAAAEVLREQGQQLDFDLKLKLGGSTQLLIEPVGDSSNVALSGNWPHPSFAGNFAPLERSISKTGFTARWQTSELATGGSKTVLCNAKEAEGCNAARVGLRLIDPVDRYVLNERTMKYAELFMLMIFGAVFLMEVMHRLAVHPVQYSLVGMGLAMFFLLTLSLSEHLGFVAAYWLAALASAGLQAYYVSYVLAGWRRGLGFGVVLVALYGLLFGILQSEDMALLMGSLTLFGLLAVVMYFTRNIDWSSSGGNTSPLYQTRRVDHAAKPVTPKPSGS; encoded by the coding sequence ATGAGAATCGGGATGAAGCTGGCTGCAATGTTTGGGCTGACTGTATTAATGCTGTTTGTATTGTCTTTCGTGCGTGATTTGGTGAATGAACGACAGCAGCGCGCCGATGCGGTGCGCAGTGAAATCGCCCAATTTAGTGCCGGAGAGCAAACGCTGGCGGGGCCATTTTTAGTGTTGCCTTATGTGCGTACGACCAGCAAATTGGTTGAAGCCAGCAAAGATAAACCTAGTTATTGGGAAGATAGTCAGCTTGAATCGCAAGTGGTGCTGGCCCCTAGCTATTTTGATGCACGCGGTTTGCTGGCGGTTGAGGTGCTCAAACGGGGTTTATTTGAAGCACCAATCTACAACACTAATTTGCAATTGGCGGGGCGCTTTAGCATTCCAGCTTTGGCGCAATACGAGGCTCAGGCTAGCTCGGAACGTGAGCGTATCAATACCCGCTGGGGCGCACCCTATCTGGCGCTCAGCCTGAGCGATGTGCGCGGTATTAAGCAGTTATCTGGCGTGGGTGCGCGCCAAAGTCTGCATTTTTCACCGGGGGCTCGCTTGAGTCGCCTAGGGGGCGGAGTACATGCGCCGGTAACGCTCGCTGCTGCCGAGGTGCTCAGAGAGCAAGGCCAGCAGCTCGATTTTGATCTGAAGCTTAAGTTGGGAGGGAGCACGCAGCTCTTGATCGAGCCAGTCGGCGATAGCAGTAATGTGGCGCTGTCGGGGAATTGGCCACACCCAAGCTTTGCGGGTAATTTTGCTCCACTCGAGCGCAGCATCAGCAAAACTGGCTTTACCGCCCGCTGGCAAACCAGCGAGCTGGCTACTGGGGGTAGCAAAACAGTGCTGTGCAACGCTAAAGAGGCTGAGGGGTGTAATGCTGCACGGGTGGGCTTGCGTCTGATTGATCCCGTCGATCGTTATGTCTTGAACGAACGCACGATGAAATACGCCGAATTATTCATGCTAATGATTTTTGGCGCGGTATTTTTAATGGAAGTGATGCACCGTTTGGCCGTGCATCCGGTGCAATACAGTCTGGTGGGAATGGGCTTGGCGATGTTTTTCCTGCTAACGCTGTCTTTGTCCGAGCATCTGGGTTTTGTGGCAGCCTACTGGCTGGCGGCATTGGCTTCGGCGGGGCTGCAAGCCTATTACGTGAGCTATGTACTAGCGGGCTGGCGTCGCGGCTTGGGTTTTGGTGTGGTTTTGGTTGCGCTATATGGGTTGCTATTTGGCATCTTGCAGTCGGAAGACATGGCCCTATTAATGGGGAGTCTGACCTTGTTTGGTTTGCTGGCAGTGGTGATGTATTTTACTCGAAACATTGATTGGTCTAGCTCGGGTGGCAATACCTCTCCCTTGTATCAGACAAGGCGTGTCGATCATGCCGCTAAGCCCGTCACACCAAAGCCATCTGGATCATGA
- a CDS encoding substrate-binding periplasmic protein: MQRFIFALAGLLALPIADAAPEPLIIYASENYRPISWLDEKAQPRGVALEAIDFVAHDTGFTIKAELLPWNRAYKLAQQGRGGVIGISYTPERAELFDFSAAIYDSGISLVTHKSRPIRFHSLSDLSGKKIGALMGVSYGVEVDQAAKNGLFEFVRDTSHVARFKNLLAGRIDGAFIPNAQTILPGILAGDPELQAHADEFVIASRSVAKDPIHVAFRKGALDDASRMRLYQSFAKWAKQREGR; this comes from the coding sequence ATGCAACGATTCATCTTCGCACTAGCGGGTCTATTGGCGTTGCCTATAGCGGATGCCGCTCCAGAGCCATTGATTATTTATGCCTCGGAAAACTACCGCCCAATAAGCTGGCTGGATGAAAAAGCTCAGCCGCGTGGCGTGGCATTAGAGGCGATTGATTTTGTAGCCCACGATACTGGTTTTACGATCAAAGCTGAGTTGCTACCGTGGAATCGGGCTTATAAGCTGGCTCAGCAAGGTCGTGGTGGGGTGATCGGTATTTCGTATACCCCAGAGCGTGCTGAGCTTTTTGATTTCTCTGCCGCCATTTACGACAGTGGGATTTCTCTAGTGACGCACAAGAGTCGCCCGATTCGATTTCATTCGCTAAGCGATTTATCCGGTAAAAAAATCGGTGCTTTAATGGGGGTGAGTTATGGCGTCGAGGTCGATCAGGCCGCCAAGAATGGACTGTTTGAATTTGTGCGAGATACTTCGCATGTCGCACGGTTTAAGAATTTGCTAGCTGGGCGAATTGATGGCGCTTTTATTCCGAATGCGCAAACAATTTTGCCAGGAATTTTGGCTGGCGATCCTGAATTACAGGCGCACGCCGATGAGTTTGTTATTGCGAGCAGGTCCGTTGCCAAAGACCCGATCCACGTTGCATTTCGCAAAGGCGCACTGGATGACGCGAGCAGAATGCGCTTATACCAATCGTTTGCAAAATGGGCGAAGCAGCGTGAGGGGCGTTAA
- a CDS encoding M48 family metalloprotease, giving the protein MKLSSLLLACLLGTSLVPAANAFDLGKALKVGTQALQAATLSDTDVKALANQACEQSDGEEKIAGPKDKYSKRLDNIAKKLGSEINGQPVNYKVYITPDVNAWAMANGCIRVYSGLMDLMSDDEIIGVLGHEMGHVALGHSKKAMQTAYAVATAKSAVGEYGGSAGAALSGSTLGKFTEDLINAQFSQSQELDADNFSYDLLTQKKLKREALITAFQKLAQLGGGEHSMLDSHPASADRAKNIETRIASNK; this is encoded by the coding sequence ATGAAATTGTCTTCCCTCCTCTTGGCATGCCTATTGGGCACCAGCTTGGTTCCTGCGGCAAACGCATTTGACTTGGGCAAAGCACTGAAAGTAGGTACTCAGGCGTTGCAAGCCGCCACGCTATCGGATACCGACGTCAAAGCCCTGGCCAATCAAGCCTGCGAGCAAAGCGATGGAGAAGAGAAAATTGCCGGCCCAAAAGATAAATACAGCAAACGTCTCGACAATATTGCCAAAAAATTAGGCAGTGAGATCAATGGTCAGCCGGTCAATTACAAGGTCTATATCACCCCCGACGTTAATGCTTGGGCGATGGCCAATGGCTGCATCCGGGTATATAGCGGTTTGATGGACTTGATGAGCGATGATGAAATCATCGGCGTACTAGGCCATGAAATGGGGCACGTCGCGTTGGGGCATAGCAAGAAAGCCATGCAAACTGCCTATGCAGTAGCTACCGCTAAATCGGCAGTCGGTGAATACGGCGGCTCAGCAGGCGCCGCATTGAGCGGCTCAACACTGGGCAAATTTACCGAAGACCTGATCAATGCTCAGTTCTCACAATCACAAGAGCTGGATGCCGATAACTTCTCGTATGATTTACTGACGCAAAAGAAACTCAAACGCGAGGCACTGATCACCGCATTCCAGAAATTGGCACAATTAGGCGGTGGTGAACATAGCATGCTTGATTCACATCCAGCGTCAGCAGATCGCGCAAAAAACATCGAAACTCGCATCGCCAGCAATAAATAA
- a CDS encoding LysR family transcriptional regulator, with protein MNQLISLLPDMAVFVRVVECGSFSAAAKQLGVSASAVSRQIARLEQAMSVRLLERSTRRLRLSDAGQAALTRCQSMLAAAHEAMQVSEQYIASPQGRVRLAVPRGFARAVLQPCITPLLQQHTGIELQLVVTDRVIDPLEDEIDLVIRIGDHPPPGLIGLPLLPVEQVLVASPDYLARHGVPQVPQDLLAHSCICLGETPVDHRWRFKQGKQELTVEIAGRLRVNHSEMRLQAAVDGLGIASLPDFTARSAVADGRLRRVLDTWHLSTAYAGMAYLLYPAHRYLPPKLRCVIDSVVAYCRTQR; from the coding sequence ATGAATCAGTTGATTTCTTTGTTGCCAGATATGGCCGTTTTTGTGCGGGTGGTGGAGTGTGGCAGTTTTAGTGCTGCTGCTAAACAATTGGGCGTCAGCGCCTCAGCGGTTAGCCGGCAGATTGCTCGTCTAGAGCAAGCGATGTCTGTGCGGCTGCTTGAGCGCAGCACCCGGCGCTTACGGCTCAGTGATGCGGGTCAAGCTGCTTTGACTCGCTGCCAGAGCATGCTAGCAGCTGCGCACGAGGCAATGCAGGTCTCAGAGCAATACATTGCAAGCCCACAAGGTCGGGTTCGTCTGGCAGTGCCGCGCGGCTTTGCCCGCGCTGTATTGCAGCCTTGCATTACGCCACTATTGCAGCAACATACTGGCATCGAGCTGCAACTGGTGGTGACTGATCGCGTAATTGATCCCTTGGAAGATGAAATCGACTTAGTCATTCGCATTGGTGATCATCCCCCACCTGGGCTAATTGGTTTGCCCTTGTTACCTGTTGAGCAGGTGTTGGTCGCTAGCCCTGACTATCTGGCGCGGCACGGTGTGCCGCAAGTGCCGCAAGATTTGCTGGCACATTCGTGTATTTGCTTGGGGGAAACGCCGGTTGATCACCGATGGCGCTTTAAACAAGGTAAGCAAGAATTGACCGTCGAGATTGCTGGACGTTTGCGGGTCAACCATAGCGAAATGCGTTTGCAAGCGGCGGTTGATGGCTTGGGAATCGCCAGCTTGCCAGACTTTACGGCACGTTCGGCTGTGGCTGATGGTCGTTTGCGGCGGGTGTTGGACACTTGGCATTTAAGTACCGCTTACGCAGGCATGGCCTATTTGCTGTATCCTGCGCATCGCTATTTGCCACCTAAACTGCGCTGTGTGATCGATTCGGTGGTCGCGTATTGCCGGACGCAACGCTAG
- a CDS encoding SlyX family protein yields the protein MNQQNSEQRITELEIRLALQDDLLDELNQIVSRQQLQIDQLSAALLALQQNQAAPDQQTPRSLFDEIPPHY from the coding sequence ATGAACCAGCAAAACAGCGAGCAGCGCATCACCGAATTGGAAATCCGCCTTGCCTTGCAGGACGACTTACTCGACGAATTAAACCAGATCGTTTCGCGCCAGCAGCTACAGATTGATCAGTTGAGCGCCGCACTGCTGGCCTTGCAGCAGAATCAAGCTGCTCCTGATCAGCAAACACCACGTAGTTTGTTCGACGAAATTCCGCCGCATTATTAA
- the creC gene encoding two-component system sensor histidine kinase CreC, producing MRFSLRIFLGYFLLVALLAAYVLSIVRDEVKPAMRQSAEEVLLDTANLLAAMVQPDLVAGRLDDGRFAAAMAQFALRSPQANIAGLKHERTYLHVYITDARGFVLLDSEQKAVGQDYSQWRDVLLTLRGEYGARTTLADPKNPLSTVMYVAAPIKNGDQIIGSLTVSRPNLAMQPFIERSERKLSRIVIAVIVAGLLAGALFSWWLSRGITQLTDFAKEVSAGKPAPVPRFIANRELTSLAQALGAMRDQLDGKAYIENYVHELTHELKSPLAGIRASAEILHDDLGATDREKFLQHIDAEVSRMQHIVDYLLQLASLEARHELQAAQPVEMRSLVQAQIDALQSQAAERHILFTPGAELTLAGEAFLLGQAIRNVLQNAIDFTAHDGCINVSVVSEGMCVQIKIHNDGEPIPDYALARVFDRFYSLPRQNGQKSTGLGLVLTRAIVQLHGGDIVLTNASAGGVLAQLTLPLRHTA from the coding sequence ATGCGCTTTTCGTTACGGATTTTTCTCGGATATTTTTTGCTAGTGGCCTTGCTGGCGGCGTATGTGCTGAGCATTGTGCGCGACGAGGTCAAACCCGCGATGCGCCAATCGGCGGAAGAAGTGCTGCTCGATACCGCCAATCTGCTCGCGGCAATGGTACAGCCTGATTTGGTGGCTGGCCGTTTGGACGATGGGCGCTTTGCTGCGGCGATGGCGCAATTTGCGCTGCGCTCGCCGCAGGCCAATATTGCTGGTTTAAAACACGAGCGCACTTATTTGCATGTGTATATCACCGATGCGCGCGGCTTCGTGCTGCTCGATTCTGAGCAAAAAGCCGTCGGTCAGGATTACAGCCAGTGGCGCGATGTGCTGCTGACGCTACGCGGCGAGTACGGCGCGCGTACCACGCTGGCCGACCCGAAAAATCCGCTCTCGACAGTGATGTATGTGGCCGCGCCAATTAAAAATGGCGACCAGATCATCGGCTCGCTAACGGTCAGTCGCCCCAATCTGGCGATGCAGCCATTTATCGAGCGCAGCGAGCGCAAATTGTCGCGCATTGTGATCGCGGTGATTGTGGCGGGTTTGCTCGCGGGGGCGCTGTTTTCATGGTGGTTGAGTCGCGGGATTACACAGCTAACGGATTTTGCGAAAGAAGTGAGCGCGGGGAAGCCTGCACCCGTGCCGCGTTTTATCGCCAATCGCGAATTAACTAGCTTGGCACAGGCCTTGGGCGCGATGCGTGATCAGCTCGATGGCAAGGCCTATATCGAAAATTATGTGCATGAACTCACGCACGAGCTCAAATCGCCGCTGGCGGGCATTCGTGCTTCGGCGGAAATTTTACACGATGATTTGGGTGCTACTGATCGAGAGAAATTTTTGCAGCATATCGATGCAGAAGTATCCCGTATGCAGCATATTGTTGATTATTTGCTGCAGTTAGCGTCGCTAGAGGCGCGGCATGAATTGCAGGCGGCGCAACCCGTTGAGATGCGCTCACTGGTGCAGGCGCAAATCGATGCGTTGCAAAGCCAAGCCGCTGAGCGGCACATTCTATTTACTCCGGGGGCAGAACTTACCTTGGCTGGTGAAGCCTTCTTGCTTGGGCAGGCCATCCGTAATGTATTGCAGAACGCGATTGATTTTACTGCCCACGATGGCTGCATTAATGTGAGCGTTGTTTCTGAGGGTATGTGTGTGCAGATCAAGATTCACAATGATGGTGAGCCAATACCTGACTACGCATTGGCGAGAGTGTTTGATCGCTTTTACTCTTTGCCCCGGCAAAATGGGCAAAAAAGCACTGGTTTGGGCTTGGTACTAACGCGCGCGATTGTGCAGTTGCATGGCGGCGATATTGTGCTGACCAATGCCAGCGCCGGTGGTGTACTGGCCCAATTGACACTACCTTTGCGCCATACGGCATAG
- a CDS encoding DMT family transporter has translation MMTISSKTTQWGAQLMLLAVAMVWGSSYGVSKSALLWYPVLGFLALRFLITFVVLLPYFLRYSAADRVQSYKMGAPLGILIAAIFLCETYGVCQTSASNAAFLICLCLPFTPVFEWLLLGKPITAQAACCLALAVLGAALLSGFHGQIAALNWGDLLIVAAALLRAIVVTLTRKLAQTNPAPALGLTIVQVGIAGCIMLVLAYTTIPIKQLNLPHSPSFWVNLIYLVLLCTIFAFFAQNWAASRLPPTRVAALMGLEPLFGALYGVLALGETMSTSAIMGAGLMLCAVFGLSGVGNELMRGVWQSRQNPLRSMAASREAGSQ, from the coding sequence ATGATGACAATTTCATCAAAAACCACCCAATGGGGCGCACAACTCATGCTGCTGGCAGTGGCGATGGTATGGGGCAGTAGCTATGGCGTCAGCAAAAGCGCATTACTTTGGTATCCCGTGCTTGGGTTTCTAGCATTGCGATTTTTAATCACTTTTGTAGTACTTTTGCCGTATTTTTTGCGCTATTCAGCAGCAGATCGCGTTCAATCATACAAAATGGGCGCACCACTTGGCATTCTTATTGCTGCGATCTTTTTGTGTGAAACCTACGGAGTCTGCCAAACTAGCGCGAGCAATGCCGCATTTCTAATCTGTTTATGTTTGCCATTTACGCCAGTGTTTGAATGGCTACTACTGGGCAAGCCAATAACAGCTCAAGCCGCATGCTGCTTAGCCTTAGCAGTGCTAGGGGCTGCGTTGCTGAGTGGCTTTCATGGGCAAATTGCGGCGTTGAACTGGGGAGATCTGCTGATTGTAGCGGCGGCGCTATTACGTGCCATTGTGGTGACGCTGACACGCAAGCTTGCACAAACTAATCCAGCACCCGCACTTGGCCTGACCATAGTTCAAGTGGGTATAGCTGGCTGCATCATGTTGGTATTGGCCTATACAACTATACCCATCAAGCAACTCAACCTACCGCACTCCCCATCATTTTGGGTCAATCTAATTTACCTAGTCTTGCTCTGCACTATTTTTGCTTTCTTCGCGCAAAACTGGGCAGCCAGCCGACTTCCCCCCACCCGCGTTGCCGCACTGATGGGCTTGGAACCATTATTCGGAGCATTGTATGGCGTACTCGCTCTGGGCGAAACCATGAGCACGAGCGCCATCATGGGAGCAGGCTTGATGTTGTGTGCGGTGTTTGGCCTGAGCGGAGTAGGCAATGAATTAATGCGAGGTGTTTGGCAGTCGCGCCAAAATCCCTTGCGCAGCATGGCGGCCAGTCGCGAAGCAGGCAGTCAGTAG